One segment of Prionailurus bengalensis isolate Pbe53 chromosome X, Fcat_Pben_1.1_paternal_pri, whole genome shotgun sequence DNA contains the following:
- the LOC122477359 gene encoding EKC/KEOPS complex subunit LAGE3-like, protein MRAPDDEAASPAPDDGAEEVAVTQAPDDDGADGAAVTRAPEGGAEDAGAGPQASDGGTDGHDPQLSPRGPGCQGNCSRHDGEGGPGSKGAVVEGACAPPLAERAPRALAPGGDAAPVAAGTSSGLLEFRLTVSFRSPLEAEMARRALTTHVQRHRGLAQKELCVRGSALAVRWTTEDPICFRVSVNSFLDRLPLVIRNIRALGSRPPPRLGPGKGAEA, encoded by the exons ATGAGGGCCCCGGACGACGAAGCGGCCTCTCCGGCCCCGGACGACGGCGCGGAGGAAGTGGCGGTCACGCAGGCCCCTGACGATGACGGCGCGGACGGCGCGGCGGTCACGAGGGCTCCCGAGGGTGGCGCGGAGGACGCGGGGGCAGGCCCACAGGCCTCCGACGGAGGCACGGACGGCCACGACCCCCAGCTTAGCCCCCGAGGTCCCGGTTGCCAGGGCAACTGCAGCCGCCACGATGGCGAGGGTGGCCCTGGCAGCAAGGGAGCAGTGGTCGAGGGGGCCTGCGCCCCTCCCCTGGCCGAACGGGCCCCGAGGGCCCTGGCCCCCGGTGGAGACGCAGCGCCGGTGGCGGCGGGGACCTCCTCAGGACTGCTGGAGTT CAGGCTCACTGTGTCTTTCCGGTCGCCCCTGGAGGCAGAGATGGCCCGCAGGGCCCTGACGACACACGTCCAACGCCACCGAGGGTTGGCTCAGAAGGAGCTTTGCGTGAGGGGCAGCGCCCTGGCCGT GAGATGGACTACTGAAGACCCCATCTGCTTCCGAGTGTCCGTCAACTCCTTCCTGGACCGGCTTCCCCTGGTGATACGAAACATTCGCGCCTTGGGGTCCCGGCCTCCGCCACGCCTAGGCCCGGGAAAGGGGGCCGAGGCCTAA